In the Sarcophilus harrisii chromosome 1, mSarHar1.11, whole genome shotgun sequence genome, one interval contains:
- the PRR16 gene encoding protein Largen isoform X1: protein MTTGQQEILEKVVDQIDTLTSDLQLEDEMTDSSKTDTLNSSSSSTTASSLEKIKVHTNAPLIKPPVHPSAILTVLRKPNPPPPPPRLTPVKCDDPHRSVPTINPVKTNGTLLRNGGLTGASNKIPNGDICCIPGSNLEKIQMQPLMHRPQKDRCPQAGTRERVRFSEKVQYHGYCPDCDVRYNIKNREVHIHSDPLHMPGKLPHQCPPLPPPPPPLPPFPLENGGLGISHSNSFPPLRPATVPPPTAPKPQKTILRKSTTTTV from the exons ATGACAACAGGACAACAGGAAATACTTGAAAAG GTGGTTGATCAAATTGACACACTGACCTCTGACCTACAGCTGGAGGATGAGATGACAGACAGCTCCAAAACGGATACACTGAACAGCAGCTCCAGCAGCACAACAGCATCCAGCTTAGAGAAGATAAAAGTGCATACCAATGCGCCACTCATCAAGCCACCTGTGCACCCTTCGGCTATCCTCACAGTCCTGAGAAAACCtaaccctccacctcctcctccccgACTGACACCTGTGAAATGTGATGATCCTCACAGGTCTGTGCCAACCATCAATCCTGTAAAAACTAATGGCACACTTCTCCGAAATGGAGGTTTAACTGGAGCATCAAACAAAATTCCCAATGGGGACATCTGCTGTATACCTGGCAGTAACTTGGAGAAGATACAGATGCAACCTCTGATGCACAGACCTCAGAAGGACAGGTGTCCCCAGGCAGGAACACGGGAACGGGTACGATTTAGTGAAAAGGTGCAATACCATGGGTATTGTCCCGACTGTGATGTCCGGTATAACATAAAAAACCGAGAAGTCCACATCCACAGCGACCCCCTCCACATGCCGGGAAAGCTTCCTCACCAGtgccctcctctccctcccccaccaccccctctccctccttttcctctggaAAATGGAGGGTTGGGAATAAGCCACAGTAACAGTTTTCCGCCTCTCAGACCTGCAACTGTGCCTCCACCCACTGCACCTAAACCACAGAAGACCATCTTGAGGAAATCAACCACTACAACAGTGTGA